The Chryseobacterium sp. 52 genome includes a region encoding these proteins:
- the gldJ gene encoding gliding motility lipoprotein GldJ gives MKKLKLFSLIALSSTLALTSCGGSGTSKGGGTKKFVSKTGWKPNEKQGWFFAGKQQKQKGWPGMVYVEGGTFTMGLVKDDVMHDWNNTPRRMQVSSFFIGETEITNYEYREYLTWLKYVFPPSDPSFKEIYNGALPDTLLWDNKLARNDYNETYLRSPEFDYYPVVGVSWTQANRYCEWLTDRANEKALMQAGVIAKDLYINESNNQGGTAFNMDKFKSNDPEMQGYINEKRMQQKSGMKTTNQRLLSANRAPNSSMVQKFRLPTEVEWEYAALGMAKNREYNQYLGKKPEIERLRGTKGRDKGMFLENFKMGTGDYSGIAGWKNDGSAQTADVRQYPSNDLGIYGMYGNVSEWTADVYRPIIDEDFSDFNYYRGNMPQAVVRNGDGTYKMIDEGTIKYDTLADGRLVYKGLPGQFERETIADYRNYRDGDRQSSLEYYRASDSASSFDMYNSPQKRFVVDAGGRVKLQKDTKDRTSAMSNDVRVVKGGSWQDTAYWLDPGQRRYKNQGRAYGWIGFRVAQDARASDKSRTRR, from the coding sequence ATGAAAAAACTAAAGTTGTTTTCATTAATAGCATTAAGTTCTACACTTGCATTAACCAGCTGTGGCGGATCCGGGACCAGCAAAGGAGGCGGTACTAAAAAATTTGTCAGCAAGACGGGTTGGAAACCAAACGAAAAACAAGGTTGGTTTTTTGCAGGAAAGCAACAAAAACAGAAGGGGTGGCCAGGAATGGTATATGTAGAAGGTGGAACTTTTACAATGGGATTAGTGAAAGATGATGTTATGCATGATTGGAATAACACACCGCGCAGAATGCAGGTGAGTTCATTCTTTATCGGAGAAACAGAAATTACTAACTACGAATACCGCGAATACCTTACATGGTTGAAGTACGTATTTCCACCAAGTGATCCTAGCTTTAAGGAGATCTATAACGGCGCTCTTCCAGATACTCTGTTATGGGATAACAAACTAGCTAGAAACGATTATAATGAAACTTATCTGCGTTCTCCAGAATTCGATTACTACCCGGTAGTAGGAGTTTCCTGGACTCAGGCAAACAGATATTGTGAATGGCTTACAGACAGAGCGAACGAAAAAGCTTTGATGCAGGCTGGAGTTATTGCTAAAGATTTGTATATCAACGAATCCAATAATCAAGGTGGAACAGCATTCAACATGGATAAATTCAAATCGAATGATCCGGAAATGCAGGGATATATCAACGAGAAAAGAATGCAGCAAAAATCTGGTATGAAAACAACCAACCAGAGACTTCTTTCTGCAAACAGAGCTCCGAACTCATCTATGGTTCAGAAATTCAGACTTCCTACAGAAGTTGAATGGGAATATGCAGCTCTTGGTATGGCTAAAAACAGAGAATATAACCAATACTTAGGAAAGAAACCTGAAATCGAAAGATTAAGAGGTACCAAAGGAAGAGACAAAGGAATGTTCCTTGAAAACTTCAAAATGGGTACAGGTGATTATTCAGGTATCGCAGGATGGAAAAACGACGGATCTGCACAAACTGCAGATGTAAGACAGTATCCATCTAATGATCTTGGAATCTACGGTATGTACGGAAACGTTTCTGAATGGACTGCTGATGTATACAGACCTATTATTGATGAAGACTTCAGTGACTTCAACTATTATAGAGGAAATATGCCTCAGGCTGTTGTAAGAAACGGAGATGGAACTTATAAAATGATCGACGAAGGGACTATCAAGTATGATACGTTAGCCGACGGAAGATTAGTATATAAAGGACTTCCTGGACAGTTTGAAAGAGAAACTATTGCAGATTACAGAAACTACAGAGATGGTGACAGACAGTCTTCTTTAGAATATTACAGAGCTTCAGACTCAGCTTCTTCATTTGATATGTACAACTCTCCTCAGAAGAGATTTGTAGTAGATGCAGGAGGTAGAGTAAAACTTCAGAAAGATACTAAAGACAGAACTTCAGCAATGTCTAACGATGTAAGAGTTGTAAAAGGTGGTTCTTGGCAGGATACAGCATATTGGTTGGATCCGGGACAAAGAAGATACAAAAATCAGGGCAGAGCTTACGGATGGATTGGCTTCCGTGTTGCACAGGATGCTAGAGCTAGCGATAAGAGCAGAACTAGAAGATAA
- the porU gene encoding type IX secretion system sortase PorU, whose translation MKQKITFLLLFSFVSTLWAQRKAIEWEGSKIQDFGDTKLNLPNFKNEGFSFSQNNVFIITKQKIGEKQLKISDLAWESISNKDLYDLDKGRLPDYDVADVAYYTLEGERYASISVSLFKNVKGRVQRLSSFNISETAAPNNFRSGTANKVGSTANPLSSGGFYKIKVDRSGVFKITAQFLKDNGINPASVNPKNFRIYGNGGIMLPEHNQDTKYSALQENAIQVVGEEDNVWNDGDYALFYAQGPNGYNLYDATNGSGFKREDTRTDRSNNLKNIYEDFSYYFINFDKGPGKRVQPVDAILPAANLITRYDNYQVINNDQKNLLKVGRIWVEDAPFTTDKAVTFTTNSPIQANDVIRYKTQVIGFRAQQNTVEFKINNLNPIMQSVPSNTSTYAYDFYQLKYDGTMTNLNGNQITLNYAPNISVNPNGAFHFDYAEVQYKENLTFNGSQLSFRDFSIASGSNTNYGFGISNATNLEQVWDVTDITNANRRVNKAGAGSFNFGYIAADPNFNNEFVAFRADGAYNPQFVERIANQNLSALQNVDYLIITVPEMMGQAQRLASYHQTKNNYTVEIVDASKIYNEFGSGSRDLTAVRDFVTKLNTGGRLKYVFILGDASFDYKNRISGNSNIVSSYQGEHSADFVGSFVTDDYIVMTQPQTVSSIENNLPDLPVGRIPAATVTEAGDMINKTLAYYNALPGQSSPFGEWRMKLDFIVDDDKDGGSPFHDVMNTTLASVFELPGQQDLKEYNVRKLYLDAFPAQSTAAGQRFPQVNQAISNDIGNSLYLFYFGHGGINGWAQERVLTSTEIQNSNNFSNVYSRFPFVSTITCEFTLWDEPGTSSAGEQFIKLKQGGAAAMITSSRAIGVDYGRNFTDLYTKNIFKLTSDDFETLGYAHLNAKKQKAANIDHLKVNFLGDPAMKLSRPQRQLVIDGIESPVPGLIRGLDFIKVKGHINNPNGTVNTAFNGRVSINIFDKRLNKKTLNNDGVLTPILDYTEEGSAIVKASGMAVNGVFNVEFYVPKDINYAVGQGRILGYADNKGTDVFNNQAVQVGDINPNGINDSEPPKVKLYMNNTNFADGGITNQNPMLLACVTDDTGINSTGSGIGHDITVYLDGQIINTVVLNDFFASGEGNGCLNPSLADYQKGNVTYPFRNLAIGQHQLTFKVWDINNNSTTATLNFEVKDESDQHLIINRPLNWPNPFTNKTYIQFEHNCDDILDVNVQIYTITGKLVRTLSQPVVAEPFLQGFRTPRQAIEWDGRDDFGATVAKGTYIFKIFAKSQNQEKCKGSATAVEKMVLLK comes from the coding sequence ATGAAACAAAAAATCACCTTTTTATTACTATTCTCTTTTGTATCAACACTTTGGGCCCAGAGAAAAGCCATAGAATGGGAAGGCTCTAAAATCCAAGATTTTGGTGACACAAAATTAAATCTTCCAAATTTCAAAAATGAAGGTTTTTCGTTCAGCCAAAATAATGTTTTTATCATCACCAAACAAAAAATAGGAGAAAAGCAGCTGAAAATTTCGGACCTGGCCTGGGAAAGTATTTCCAATAAAGATTTATATGATCTTGACAAGGGAAGACTCCCGGATTATGATGTTGCAGATGTTGCTTATTATACTTTGGAGGGAGAACGGTATGCCAGTATCAGTGTATCTTTATTTAAGAATGTAAAAGGACGTGTCCAAAGACTTTCTTCATTTAATATTTCTGAAACAGCAGCCCCTAACAATTTCAGATCAGGAACTGCAAACAAAGTAGGAAGTACAGCCAACCCACTTTCAAGCGGCGGATTTTATAAAATTAAAGTAGACAGATCCGGGGTTTTTAAAATTACAGCACAGTTTTTAAAAGATAATGGAATCAATCCGGCTTCTGTAAATCCGAAAAACTTTAGAATTTACGGAAACGGAGGAATAATGCTTCCGGAACACAATCAGGATACCAAGTACAGTGCGCTTCAGGAAAATGCTATTCAGGTAGTAGGTGAAGAAGACAATGTTTGGAATGACGGAGATTATGCCCTGTTCTATGCCCAGGGACCAAACGGATACAATCTTTATGATGCAACTAACGGAAGCGGCTTCAAAAGAGAGGATACGAGAACAGACAGAAGCAACAATCTTAAAAATATATACGAAGATTTCTCTTACTACTTTATCAATTTTGACAAAGGTCCAGGCAAAAGAGTACAGCCTGTTGATGCCATTCTTCCTGCCGCTAATTTAATTACGCGGTATGATAATTATCAAGTGATCAACAATGATCAAAAGAATCTTTTAAAAGTTGGCAGGATCTGGGTAGAAGATGCACCGTTCACAACGGACAAAGCAGTTACCTTCACCACCAACTCTCCAATACAGGCGAATGATGTTATAAGATATAAAACTCAGGTCATAGGTTTCAGAGCACAGCAGAACACGGTTGAGTTTAAGATCAACAACCTGAATCCGATCATGCAGAGTGTACCTTCTAATACTTCAACCTATGCGTACGATTTCTATCAGCTGAAGTATGACGGGACAATGACCAATCTGAATGGAAATCAAATTACCCTTAACTACGCTCCCAATATTTCTGTAAACCCGAACGGAGCTTTCCATTTTGATTATGCTGAAGTACAGTATAAAGAAAACCTGACTTTCAATGGTTCTCAATTGAGCTTTAGAGATTTCTCTATTGCCAGCGGATCCAATACAAACTACGGGTTCGGTATTTCTAATGCTACAAATCTGGAGCAGGTATGGGACGTTACAGATATCACGAATGCCAACAGAAGAGTGAATAAAGCAGGTGCAGGCAGTTTTAATTTCGGTTATATTGCTGCTGATCCTAATTTTAATAATGAGTTTGTAGCGTTCCGAGCTGATGGGGCATACAATCCTCAGTTTGTAGAAAGAATTGCCAACCAGAACCTTTCTGCATTGCAGAATGTAGACTACCTGATCATTACAGTCCCTGAAATGATGGGACAGGCACAGAGGCTGGCGAGCTATCACCAGACCAAAAACAATTATACTGTAGAGATCGTAGATGCAAGTAAAATTTATAATGAATTCGGAAGCGGAAGCAGAGATCTTACTGCGGTAAGAGATTTTGTCACAAAACTCAACACCGGAGGAAGACTTAAATATGTATTCATTTTGGGAGACGCCTCATTTGATTATAAAAACAGAATCTCCGGTAACTCCAATATTGTTTCCAGTTATCAGGGTGAACATTCTGCAGACTTTGTAGGTTCTTTTGTAACAGATGACTATATTGTCATGACTCAGCCTCAGACTGTATCTTCCATTGAAAATAATCTCCCTGACCTTCCTGTTGGAAGAATTCCTGCAGCCACTGTGACTGAAGCAGGAGATATGATCAATAAAACATTGGCTTATTATAATGCTCTTCCAGGACAGTCTTCTCCTTTCGGAGAGTGGCGTATGAAGCTTGATTTCATCGTAGATGATGACAAAGACGGCGGAAGTCCTTTCCACGATGTAATGAATACTACGTTAGCCAGTGTTTTTGAGCTTCCGGGTCAGCAGGATCTTAAAGAATATAATGTCAGAAAATTATACCTGGATGCTTTCCCGGCTCAAAGTACCGCAGCAGGACAGAGATTCCCTCAGGTGAATCAGGCTATTTCCAATGATATTGGAAACAGTCTTTATTTATTCTATTTCGGACATGGAGGGATTAACGGATGGGCACAGGAAAGAGTACTGACCAGCACTGAGATTCAAAACTCAAACAATTTCTCCAATGTATATAGCAGATTCCCATTTGTATCTACCATTACCTGTGAATTTACATTATGGGATGAGCCAGGTACTTCTTCTGCAGGAGAACAGTTTATAAAGCTTAAACAAGGGGGTGCTGCTGCCATGATTACATCCAGCCGTGCTATTGGTGTAGATTACGGACGTAACTTTACTGATCTTTATACTAAAAATATATTCAAACTAACCAGCGATGATTTTGAAACTTTAGGATATGCTCATTTAAATGCTAAAAAGCAAAAGGCAGCTAATATTGACCACCTGAAAGTTAATTTCCTTGGAGATCCGGCCATGAAACTGAGCAGACCCCAAAGACAGCTTGTGATCGATGGTATTGAATCGCCTGTTCCGGGATTGATCAGAGGATTGGATTTCATTAAAGTAAAAGGACACATCAACAATCCTAACGGAACGGTTAATACGGCTTTCAACGGAAGAGTTTCTATTAATATTTTTGATAAGAGATTAAATAAAAAGACCTTAAATAATGATGGGGTCTTAACACCTATATTAGACTATACAGAAGAAGGAAGTGCGATCGTGAAAGCATCCGGAATGGCCGTAAACGGGGTATTTAATGTAGAATTCTATGTTCCGAAAGATATTAACTATGCTGTAGGACAAGGAAGAATACTGGGCTATGCCGACAATAAAGGAACGGATGTATTCAACAACCAGGCGGTGCAGGTAGGTGATATCAACCCGAACGGGATCAATGATAGTGAACCTCCAAAAGTAAAACTGTATATGAACAATACGAACTTTGCTGATGGCGGAATTACCAACCAAAACCCTATGCTTTTAGCCTGCGTTACGGACGATACAGGGATTAACTCTACCGGATCAGGTATAGGACATGACATTACGGTTTATCTTGATGGACAGATCATCAATACTGTTGTTCTGAATGACTTCTTTGCTTCAGGTGAAGGAAACGGATGTCTGAACCCAAGTCTTGCTGACTATCAGAAAGGGAATGTAACCTACCCTTTCAGAAACCTGGCTATTGGACAGCATCAGTTAACATTTAAAGTTTGGGATATAAACAATAATTCTACAACTGCTACGTTAAACTTTGAGGTTAAGGATGAATCTGATCAGCACCTGATCATCAACAGACCACTGAACTGGCCGAATCCGTTTACCAATAAAACGTACATCCAGTTTGAACATAATTGTGATGATATTTTGGATGTAAATGTTCAGATTTATACGATAACAGGAAAATTAGTAAGAACATTATCGCAGCCGGTAGTTGCAGAACCGTTCCTACAGGGCTTTAGAACGCCACGTCAGGCAATAGAATGGGACGGAAGAGATGATTTTGGGGCAACTGTTGCAAAAGGTACGTATATTTTTAAGATATTTGCAAAAAGTCAAAATCAAGAAAAATGCAAAGGAAGTGCTACAGCTGTAGAAAAAATGGTACTTTTGAAATAA
- the porV gene encoding type IX secretion system outer membrane channel protein PorV, translated as MNLTTKLLLGFGLSAGFLGYSQDLSKINPVLTGAPFLRIAPDARAGGMGDQGVVTSPDAFSQFWNAAKYPFSRTSSSVGLNYTPYMGKLTNDVFLLYGAFHKFLGQEERSTISASIYYFNMGEVDLTQLVGSEVTSMGTSKPNEFSIDVAYGLKLSDSYSMAVTGRFIRSDLAGGFNTDTTLKAANSFAVDVSGYYTSPKFSSFGGYDGKVNAGFAVQNLGPKLDYTGNEESRSYLPTMARLGLGYDMYLDDMNKIGLSVEGSKILVPGSEYVGIDPNTRGPRYEIPNVGPIAGIGKSFKNKNSIMYSGALEYSYDNAFAVRTGYFHESEEQGARQFATAGIGLKYRSFGLDISYLINMSKINTALDNTLRFGLTWNIGEETSNVDY; from the coding sequence ATGAATTTAACTACTAAACTGCTTTTGGGATTTGGTTTAAGTGCTGGTTTTTTAGGCTATTCGCAAGATTTAAGTAAAATAAACCCAGTATTGACAGGAGCTCCTTTTCTAAGAATTGCACCCGATGCAAGAGCCGGAGGGATGGGAGACCAGGGGGTGGTAACCTCGCCAGATGCATTTTCACAATTCTGGAATGCGGCAAAATATCCTTTTAGCAGAACAAGTTCTTCCGTAGGTCTTAACTATACACCTTATATGGGAAAACTTACCAATGATGTATTTTTACTATATGGTGCATTCCATAAATTCTTAGGACAGGAAGAAAGATCTACTATCTCTGCAAGTATCTATTATTTCAACATGGGTGAAGTAGACCTTACTCAGTTAGTAGGTTCAGAAGTAACTTCTATGGGTACATCAAAACCTAATGAATTCTCCATCGACGTTGCCTACGGTCTGAAACTTTCAGATTCTTATTCAATGGCCGTTACAGGAAGATTCATTCGTTCTGATTTAGCCGGAGGTTTCAACACAGATACTACCCTTAAAGCTGCCAACTCTTTTGCAGTAGACGTTTCAGGATACTATACCTCTCCAAAATTTTCAAGTTTCGGAGGATATGACGGAAAAGTAAACGCAGGTTTCGCCGTTCAGAACCTAGGTCCGAAATTAGACTATACAGGAAATGAAGAATCCAGATCTTACTTACCAACAATGGCAAGATTAGGTCTTGGATATGATATGTATTTAGATGACATGAACAAGATCGGACTAAGTGTAGAAGGTTCAAAAATCTTGGTTCCGGGATCAGAATATGTAGGAATAGACCCGAATACAAGAGGGCCTAGATATGAAATTCCAAATGTGGGACCTATTGCTGGAATTGGAAAATCTTTCAAAAACAAAAACAGTATCATGTATAGTGGTGCTTTAGAATATTCTTATGACAATGCATTTGCAGTAAGAACAGGTTACTTCCATGAAAGTGAAGAGCAGGGAGCAAGACAGTTTGCGACTGCCGGTATCGGATTAAAATACCGTTCTTTCGGACTTGATATTTCTTATTTGATCAATATGTCAAAAATCAATACTGCTTTGGATAACACGCTTCGTTTCGGTCTTACCTGGAACATTGGTGAAGAAACATCTAACGTAGATTATTAA
- a CDS encoding FUSC family protein yields the protein MNYSAELKKFVTSQYVYSAIRITLATVLPCLALAHFGILKEYFLFPLGTSFVALCDQPGPFIRRRNALTFAIFCFVFVALIASLVMTFKVLVILEIILFGMFFSLIGVYGQRLAAVGSLSLVVLAIFIDGHLTGDNILKSLLIFASGCIWFLLIFLVVTTIQPYKLASQMIGENYLQLAEFLKIKANYYQKNPDFDKLTTQVIAKQIGIKNLQEETRETVFKTRTIVNESTTTSRLLMLMFLNSMDLHEKLMTSESDYQKLQQSFEDSMILVNIHDYLNLLAEEITNIGIALQIGTKAKPMFDLELELKNLNYHYFELRNKQMNPDNLENFMILRQILMRINEITKEINEIYKVFSQDVKLAKSLSTGLDLKKFMPNEEKLNFKVLKNNISLSSSQFRHAIRITTALLVGYIFSMFDFGFLGLGHTYWILITITAILKPAYSITKKRNLLRLYGTIAGAVIAYTILYFIHINGILFTVLLLSMIMCFSFLKGRYFWAVLFMTIYVFLSFNFLNPGNVNVIFKDRILDTIIAGVIAFAVSYIVLPVWEHTQNLDLMKKSAADNLIYFESVISKFLEGDFDIEDYKVKRKNAIISLANLSDNFQRMISEPKNQQKKLEVVHQFVATSHLITAYTASLSQYSKNDEKYPEIDAESWSRKIEAEMQQTSVLLHGNEINEALRMESRLEPEDSSIEDMLTKRKTEIGENDLIDRRDPDKISHLTELKNIHDILELIYDVAKEQRKVIEKYRSESDPIPPQS from the coding sequence ATGAACTATTCAGCAGAACTCAAAAAATTCGTTACCAGCCAATATGTATATTCTGCGATCAGAATTACGCTGGCAACTGTTCTGCCCTGTTTAGCTCTTGCCCACTTCGGAATCCTGAAAGAATACTTCCTCTTCCCTCTCGGAACCAGTTTTGTAGCACTTTGTGACCAGCCAGGTCCATTTATCAGAAGAAGAAATGCACTTACCTTTGCTATTTTCTGTTTTGTCTTTGTAGCCCTTATCGCCAGTCTCGTCATGACCTTTAAAGTTCTGGTTATTCTGGAGATCATTTTGTTTGGAATGTTCTTTTCCCTCATTGGAGTTTATGGACAGAGGCTTGCTGCGGTAGGCTCATTATCTCTTGTGGTACTCGCCATCTTTATTGATGGTCACCTTACGGGTGATAATATTCTTAAAAGCTTACTGATCTTCGCATCCGGATGTATCTGGTTCCTGTTGATTTTCCTTGTCGTCACTACGATTCAGCCTTATAAACTGGCCAGTCAGATGATTGGAGAGAACTATCTCCAGCTGGCAGAATTTTTAAAAATCAAAGCTAATTATTATCAAAAAAATCCTGATTTTGACAAACTAACCACTCAGGTTATCGCCAAACAGATTGGGATCAAAAACCTTCAGGAAGAAACCAGGGAAACCGTTTTCAAGACAAGGACTATCGTAAATGAATCGACAACGACAAGCCGACTCCTGATGCTGATGTTCCTGAATTCCATGGACCTTCATGAAAAACTGATGACGTCTGAAAGCGACTATCAGAAACTGCAGCAGAGTTTTGAAGACAGTATGATCCTGGTGAATATCCACGATTACCTCAATCTGCTTGCTGAAGAAATCACCAACATCGGAATAGCTCTTCAGATCGGAACAAAAGCAAAACCCATGTTTGATCTGGAGCTGGAACTGAAAAACCTTAATTATCATTATTTCGAACTCCGCAATAAGCAGATGAATCCCGATAACCTGGAAAATTTCATGATTCTCCGTCAGATCCTGATGCGTATCAATGAGATTACAAAGGAAATCAATGAAATCTACAAAGTATTTTCACAGGACGTAAAGCTGGCGAAAAGTCTTTCCACAGGTCTGGATCTGAAAAAATTCATGCCTAATGAAGAAAAACTCAACTTCAAGGTTTTAAAGAATAATATTTCACTGTCTTCATCTCAATTCAGACATGCGATAAGAATTACAACAGCCTTGTTGGTGGGATATATTTTCTCTATGTTTGATTTTGGTTTTCTGGGACTTGGCCACACCTACTGGATCCTGATCACGATTACCGCAATATTGAAACCCGCCTACTCTATTACAAAAAAAAGAAACCTGCTGCGTTTATACGGAACTATTGCAGGAGCGGTTATTGCGTATACAATCCTGTATTTCATCCATATCAACGGTATTTTATTTACCGTCCTTCTTTTGAGTATGATTATGTGTTTCAGTTTTCTGAAAGGCCGTTATTTTTGGGCCGTTCTGTTTATGACCATCTATGTCTTTCTGAGTTTTAATTTTTTAAATCCCGGAAATGTAAATGTTATTTTCAAAGACAGAATTCTTGATACAATTATTGCAGGAGTGATTGCTTTTGCAGTGTCTTATATTGTACTGCCTGTTTGGGAGCATACTCAAAATCTGGATCTTATGAAGAAGTCTGCAGCAGATAACCTGATCTATTTTGAAAGTGTTATTTCAAAATTCCTTGAGGGAGACTTTGATATTGAAGACTATAAAGTGAAACGGAAAAATGCAATTATTTCACTGGCCAACCTTTCTGACAACTTCCAGAGGATGATCTCTGAACCGAAAAACCAGCAAAAGAAACTGGAAGTCGTGCATCAGTTTGTTGCCACGTCACATCTTATTACAGCATACACAGCCTCACTCTCCCAATACTCTAAAAATGATGAAAAGTATCCTGAAATAGACGCTGAAAGCTGGAGCAGAAAAATAGAAGCCGAAATGCAGCAAACCTCTGTTTTATTGCACGGAAACGAAATTAATGAAGCTTTAAGAATGGAAAGCCGTCTTGAACCTGAAGATTCTTCTATTGAGGATATGCTTACGAAAAGAAAAACGGAGATCGGTGAAAATGACCTCATCGACAGAAGAGACCCTGATAAAATTTCACATTTAACAGAGCTTAAAAACATTCACGATATTCTGGAGCTGATCTATGATGTAGCTAAAGAACAGAGAAAAGTAATTGAGAAATACAGAAGTGAGTCTGATCCTATTCCTCCACAATCGTAA
- a CDS encoding 4'-phosphopantetheinyl transferase family protein: protein MPLYRDFSDDNATILVWKYDESEELDIHELLEPENAEKVKDYHPKKLQEVLMVRKLLKGLKPDSKILYKEREPFLSPKDAEISITHSFPFAAIAVSKNKIGIDIEKFNPKILRVIDKFTYENERGFIPEDNAPAFYTIIWSVKESMYKIHHSKHWSLKKHYEVKPFELKHLHKISCRVYDEQFSDEFKARVEFFDEYCFTIVEE, encoded by the coding sequence ATGCCCCTTTACCGAGATTTTTCAGATGACAATGCTACAATTCTTGTATGGAAATATGATGAAAGTGAAGAACTTGATATTCATGAGCTTCTGGAACCGGAAAATGCCGAAAAGGTAAAAGATTACCATCCGAAAAAACTGCAGGAAGTGCTGATGGTTCGGAAACTTTTAAAAGGGTTAAAACCAGATTCTAAAATTCTATATAAAGAAAGAGAACCTTTCCTTTCTCCTAAAGATGCGGAAATTTCCATTACCCATTCATTCCCCTTTGCTGCTATTGCAGTTTCTAAAAACAAAATAGGGATTGATATTGAAAAATTCAATCCTAAGATCTTGAGGGTTATCGACAAATTTACCTACGAAAACGAAAGAGGATTTATCCCTGAAGATAATGCACCTGCCTTCTATACTATTATATGGAGTGTAAAGGAAAGTATGTACAAGATTCATCACTCAAAGCACTGGTCGCTCAAAAAGCATTACGAAGTAAAACCTTTTGAGCTCAAACATCTGCACAAAATAAGCTGTAGGGTTTATGATGAACAGTTTTCAGACGAGTTCAAGGCAAGAGTGGAATTTTTCGATGAGTATTGCTTTACGATTGTGGAGGAATAG
- a CDS encoding pyridoxamine 5'-phosphate oxidase family protein — MNHTNTQDEANRKAKPVAPKVKELIERTKSIVLATVDAEGNPNSSYAPFVQVDNTLYILVSFMAKHTKNLADGRKTSIMFIEDESATKQIYARERLTIEAAASQVERDSEKWNTVVTKLKETHGKVVDVIAEMQDFILIALQPVKGSYVNGFGSAYFVDENLEILEHRNDVNHQSK; from the coding sequence ATGAATCATACAAATACCCAGGATGAAGCCAACAGAAAAGCAAAGCCTGTTGCTCCAAAAGTAAAAGAGCTGATAGAACGTACCAAAAGCATCGTTTTGGCTACTGTAGATGCAGAAGGAAATCCTAATTCCAGCTATGCTCCTTTTGTACAGGTAGATAATACATTGTACATTTTGGTTTCTTTTATGGCAAAACATACTAAAAACCTTGCAGACGGAAGAAAAACTTCAATCATGTTTATTGAAGACGAATCTGCTACAAAACAGATTTATGCCCGTGAACGTTTAACAATTGAGGCAGCAGCTTCTCAGGTTGAAAGAGATTCTGAAAAATGGAATACGGTTGTTACCAAGCTGAAAGAAACGCATGGAAAAGTAGTAGATGTTATTGCCGAAATGCAGGATTTTATTCTTATTGCTTTACAGCCTGTAAAAGGTTCTTACGTGAACGGATTTGGAAGTGCTTATTTTGTGGATGAAAATCTGGAAATTCTTGAACATAGAAATGATGTGAATCATCAGTCTAAATAA